One part of the Gaiellales bacterium genome encodes these proteins:
- the dhaK gene encoding dihydroxyacetone kinase subunit DhaK, translating to MSTHAAVVKKFINDPETVVPEALAGIATAHAELVRVDLENQLVIRADAPVSGKVGLVSGGGSGHEPLHGGFVGSGMLDAACAGAIFTSPVPDQMAAATKAVDGGAGVLHIVKNYTGDVLNFKMAAELAEDDGIEVQSIVLDDDVAVQDSLYTAGRRGTGATVLAEKIAGAKAEAGGSLAEVAGICRKVNEQGRSFGVALTSCATPSSGTPIFDLGPDEIEVGVGIHGEPGRRREKMKPAAEIAEEMLEPIVSDLGLAKGESVLAFVNGLGGTPLIELYLLFNEVTRGLGARGIEVGRSLVGNYITSLEMAGCSITLLRLDDELAGLWDAPVKTAALRWGA from the coding sequence ATGAGCACGCACGCCGCAGTCGTCAAGAAGTTCATCAACGACCCCGAGACGGTGGTGCCCGAGGCGCTCGCGGGCATCGCGACCGCCCACGCCGAGCTTGTCCGCGTCGACCTGGAGAACCAGCTCGTGATCCGCGCGGACGCCCCGGTGTCGGGCAAGGTCGGCCTCGTGTCGGGCGGCGGGTCGGGCCACGAGCCCCTGCACGGCGGGTTCGTCGGCAGCGGCATGCTCGACGCGGCGTGCGCCGGCGCGATCTTCACCTCGCCCGTGCCCGACCAGATGGCGGCCGCGACGAAGGCCGTCGACGGCGGCGCCGGGGTGCTGCACATCGTCAAGAACTACACGGGCGACGTCCTCAACTTCAAGATGGCCGCCGAGCTCGCGGAGGACGACGGCATCGAGGTGCAGTCGATCGTCCTCGACGACGACGTGGCGGTGCAGGACAGCCTGTACACCGCCGGCCGCCGGGGGACGGGCGCGACCGTGCTGGCGGAGAAGATCGCGGGCGCGAAGGCCGAGGCGGGCGGATCGCTGGCCGAGGTGGCCGGCATCTGCCGCAAGGTGAACGAGCAGGGCCGGTCGTTCGGCGTCGCCCTGACGTCCTGCGCCACCCCGAGTTCCGGCACGCCCATCTTCGACCTCGGCCCCGACGAGATCGAGGTCGGCGTCGGCATCCACGGCGAGCCGGGCCGGCGGCGCGAGAAGATGAAGCCTGCGGCGGAGATCGCGGAGGAGATGCTCGAGCCGATCGTCTCCGACCTCGGCCTGGCGAAGGGCGAGTCGGTGCTCGCGTTCGTGAACGGCCTCGGCGGCACGCCGCTGATCGAGCTCTACCTGCTCTTCAACGAGGTCACCAGGGGCCTCGGCGCCCGCGGCATCGAGGTCGGCCGCAGCCTGGTCGGAAACTACATCACGAGCCTCGAGATGGCGGGCTGCTCGATCACCCTCCTGCGGCTCGATGACGAGCTCGCCGGTCTGTGGGATGCTCCCGTGAAGACGGCTGCGCTGCGCTGGGGCGCGTAG
- the dhaL gene encoding dihydroxyacetone kinase subunit DhaL encodes MNTETVTRWMHACAESISEQRDYLTQLDAAIGDADHGANMTRGFTAVEAKLDGLDDGTTPGRALIQAGSTLVSTVGGASGPLWGSGMRRAGRALGDAETFEAPDLVSALDAALTGIVELGAAEPGDKTIVDALGPAVATLRERVDAGTPLPEAVAEARAAAEEGMRATIPMQARKGRASYLGERSVGHQDPGATSTALILAALERTVAEES; translated from the coding sequence GTGAACACCGAGACCGTGACCCGCTGGATGCATGCGTGCGCCGAGTCGATCTCGGAGCAGCGCGACTACCTGACGCAGCTCGACGCGGCCATCGGCGACGCGGATCACGGTGCCAACATGACGCGCGGGTTCACCGCCGTCGAGGCCAAGCTGGACGGGCTGGACGACGGCACGACGCCGGGCCGCGCCCTCATCCAGGCGGGCTCGACGCTGGTCTCGACCGTCGGCGGCGCCAGCGGCCCGCTGTGGGGCTCGGGCATGCGCCGGGCCGGCCGTGCCCTCGGCGACGCCGAGACGTTCGAGGCGCCCGACCTCGTCTCGGCGCTCGACGCCGCCCTGACCGGGATCGTCGAGCTGGGCGCGGCGGAGCCGGGCGACAAGACCATCGTCGACGCCCTCGGGCCGGCGGTGGCGACCCTGCGCGAGCGGGTCGACGCCGGCACGCCGCTGCCCGAAGCGGTCGCCGAGGCCCGCGCGGCCGCCGAGGAAGGCATGCGTGCGACCATCCCGATGCAGGCCCGCAAGGGCCGCGCCTCGTACCTGGGGGAGCGCTCGGTCGGTCATCAGGACCCCGGCGCCACCTCGACCGCCCTCATCCTCGCTGCCCTCGAACGCACGGTGGCGGAGGAATCGTGA